In Xiphias gladius isolate SHS-SW01 ecotype Sanya breed wild chromosome 6, ASM1685928v1, whole genome shotgun sequence, a single genomic region encodes these proteins:
- the si:ch211-221n20.8 gene encoding matrilin-2: protein MCQQHLGTQLSPDPSPSGFSLFTDIDECAVNNGHCEHNCTNEPGGYSCQCASGYQLEQGGHNCTDVDECLALNGTCEHICVNTLGSFQCSCRPGYQLHIDGHTCVDIDECKLQNGGCSNTCTNSPGGHTCHCPPPLLLDTDNLTCSNVSSCKLRNGGCDHICTVRAEGRVQCSCRTGWMLGEDLRSCVDVNECGDFTNGGCEQLCVNHPGAFNCTCREGYEVRTDDLSKCQPVCDPPCQNYGVCVAPNSCDCPPGYPGVGCSAMCSPPCAHGGTCMRWNECLCPPGWTGAGCHTAVCELPCANGGRCVGPDTCQCSSDYAGPQCLLPLCTPACQNEGRCVDVNKCTCVGGWQGARCQIEPVQCQKPCKNGGLCVGLNRCRCAKGFTGSLCETAVTIPCVPPCQHGATCSPHNTCTCPEGTAGLRCERLTCPVVTTVVSMARAVRKAFRESYVDRCGPLGVQLCTKYRINQARVYLQAYRVGYKIQCPERKGR from the exons ATGTGCCAGCAGCACTTGGGCACTCAGCTCTCACCGGACCCCAGTCCTTCAGGATTTTCCTTGTTTACAGACATTGATGAGTGTGCTGTGAACAACGGTCACTGTGAACACAACTGCACCAACGAGCCAGGAGGGTACAGCTGCCAGTGCGCCTCCGGATACCAGCTGGAACAGGGTGGACACAACTGCACAG ATGTGGACGAGTGTTTAGCATTAAATGGGACCTGTGAGCACATTTGCGTCAACACTCTTGGATCTTTCCAGTGCTCCTGCAGGCCTGGCTACCAGCTGCACATCGATGGCCACACCTGTGTGG aCATCGATGAATGTAAACTCCAGAACGGTGGCTGCTCCAACACCTGCACCAACTCTCCAGGAGGACACACTTGCCactgccctcctcctctgcttttagACACAGACAACCTCACCTGTAGCA ATGTTTCATCTTGTAAGCTGAGAAATGGCGGGTGCGACCACATATGCACTGTGAGGGCAGAGGGTCGCGTCCAGTGTAGCTGTCGAACGGGCTGGATGCTGGGCGAGGACCTGAGGAGCTGCGTGG ATGTGAACGAGTGCGGGGACTTCACCAACGGAGGCTGTGAGCAGCTCTGTGTGAACCATCCTGGTGCCTTTAACTGCACCTGCAGGGAAGGGTATGAGGTTCGAACTGATGACCTCAGCAAGTGCCAGC CTGTGTGTGATCCTCCCTGTCAGAACTACGGAGTGTGCGTGGCCCCAAACAGCTGTGACTGTCCTCCAGGCTACCCTGGTGTGGGCTGCTCAG CCATGTGCTCCCCGCCCTGTGCCCATGGAGGTACCTGTATGCGCTGGAACGAGTGTCTGTGTCCTCCTGGCTGGACAGGAGCAGGCTGCCACACAG CGGTGTGCGAGTTGCCCTGTGCTAACGGCGGTCGCTGTGTGGGGCCTGATACATGCCAGTGTTCTTCCGACTACGCCGGCCCCCAGTGCCTTTTGC ctCTGTGTACTCCTGCCTGTCAAAATGAGGGCAGATGTGTGGATGTCAACAAATGCACATGTGTCGGTGGATGGCAGGGAGCTCGTTGCCAGATAG AGCCTGTTCAGTGTCAGAAACCTTGTAAGAATGGTGGATTGTGTGTGGGCCTCAACAGGTGCCGCTGTGCCAAAGGATTTACTGGAAGCCTCTGTGAAACTG CGGTGACCATCCCCTGTGTGCCGCCCTGCCAACACGGAGCCACCTGCAGTCCTCACAACACCTGCACCTGTCCAGAGGGCACCGCAGGCCTGCGCTGTGAGAGACT GACGTGCCCTGTGGTCACCACGGTGGTCAGTATGGCTCGAGCGGTGAGAAAGGCGTTTAGGGAGAGTTACGTTGACCGCTGTGGACCCCTGGGAGTTCAGCTTTGCACTAAATACAG GATAAACCAGGCACGTGTGTACCTGCAGGCCTACAGGGTGGGCTACAAAATCCAGTGTCCAGAGAGGAAGGGCAGATGA
- the ghrhrl gene encoding growth hormone releasing hormone receptor, like, which produces MSWVHIRGIFLTLCLAPTALSSLHPECEYIFQLEKEEHHCLQSIAAQANGSHEGCRPVWDVVICWPHAVIGEMVQRGCPAVFSLFKNNTGSVSRNCTSGGWSRPFPPYHIACSVDVDIPETEESYFATVKLIYTIGYSVSLVVLAVAVLILLLFRRLRCARNFIHIQLFITFILKAVSVFIKDATLFSSDNINHCTLSKFACKASVVFCHYCVMANFFWLLVEALYLNSLLLSFYHSRRSLWGFSLLGWGVPVLFIILWIGSRLYFEDTECWDINEDSPYWWIIKGPIVVSIAVNFMLFMNIIRILIQKLNPRLIQFNNSSQYRRLTKSTLLLIPLFGTHYMFFNFLPDYFSVSLRLCIELCMGSFQGLLVAILYCFLNQEVQKEVHMQWLRWQGKSYGVVSPAARGSQMDTPF; this is translated from the exons ATGTCCTGGGTCCACATCAGAGGGATTTTTCTCACCCTGTGTTTGGCTCCAACT GCTTTATCGAGCCTGCATCCTGAATGTGAGTACATATTTCAGCTGGAAAAAGAGGAGCATCACTGCCTTCAGAGCATTGCAGCGCAGGCCAACGGAAGCCATGAag GTTGTCGACCAGTCTGGGATGTAGTCATCTGCTGGCCTCACGCAGTCATTGGAGAAATGGTCCAAAGAGGTTGTCCTGCAGTCTTCTCCCtcttcaaaaacaacacag GTTCAGTGAGCCGTAACTGCACCAGTGGAGGTTGGTCCAGGCCCTTCCCACCGTACCACATTGCCTGCAGTGTGGACGTTGACATTCCTGAA ACAGAAGAGTCATACTTTGCTACTGTGAAGCTCATATACACCATCGGCTACAGTGTTTCTCTAGTGGTGCTGGCTGTTGCTGTGTTGATCCTCTTGCTCTTCAG GAGGCTACGCTGTGCCAGGAACTTCATTCACATCCAGCTGTTTATTACGTTTATCCTAAAAGCTGTGTCGGTGTTCATAAAGGATGCTACTCTGTTCTCAAGTGACAACATCAACCACTGCACCCTTTCCAAG ttTGCCTGTAAGGCCTCTGTGGTCTTCTGTCACTACTGTGTAATGGCTAATTTTTTCTGGCTCCTGGTGGAGGCGCTCTACCTCAATTCCCTGCTGCTCTCCTTCTATCACAGCCGTCGATCCCTGTGGGGCTTCAGCCTGCTAGGATGGG GTGTACCTGTGCTGTTCATTATCCTGTGGATTGGATCCCGGCTGTATTTTGAGGACACAGA GTGTTGGGACATCAATGAAGACTCGCCCTATTGGTGGATCATCAAGGGACCAATTGTTGTGTCCATAGCG GTCAATTTTATGCTCTTTATGAACATTATCAGAATCCTAATACAGAAGCTCAATCCTCGGCTGATCCAGTTCAATAACTCCTCTCAGTACAG ACGCCTGACCAAGtccaccctcctcctcatcccgTTGTTTGGTACTCACTACATGTTCTTCAATTTTCTGCCCGACTACTTCAGTGTTAGCCTTCGCCTCTGTATCGAGCTCTGCATGGGATCCTTCCAG GGGCTCCTCGTTGCAATTCTCTATTGCTTTCTCAATCAAGAG gtCCAGAAAGAGGTCCACATGCAGTGGCTGAGGTGGCAGGGCAAGAGCTATGGGGTGGTGTCACCTGCTGCAAGGGGCAGCCAGATGGACACGCCCTTCTAG
- the LOC120790371 gene encoding cytochrome b-c1 complex subunit 6, mitochondrial-like: MTCSVLQQLRIVSRSFKDKSTKIMVFEEKMIMNGEPEDEEEEEEEEEEMVDPLETVRQKCADVEHCVHTRERLEQCETRVGSRSSTEEDCTEELFDFLHARDHCVAHKLFHSVK, translated from the exons ATGACCTGCAGTGTCCTCCAACAGTTGAGAATTGTCAGCCGGTCATTTAAAGACAAGAGCACCAAAATCATGGTTTTCGAGGAGAAGATGATCATGAACGGAGAACCCGAGGAT gaggaggaagaggaggaggaggaggaagaaatggTG GATCCTCTTGAAACAGTGCGACAGAAGTGCGCAGATGTAGAGCACTGTGTCCACACTCGGGAGCGTCTGGAACAGTGCGAGACCAGAGTTGGCTCTCGGTCTTCGACAGAGGAGGATTGTACTGAGGAGCTCTTTGACTTCCTGCATGCTCGGGACCACTGT GTGGCACACAAACTGTTCCATTCTGTCAAATGA
- the LOC120790751 gene encoding multiple epidermal growth factor-like domains protein 6 gives MTHLWTLLSALLLVSPVAEPLSSPEENENEVLQHTEAEFTKNQEIENAIGNLSEPTPSHTPNASAPLTTTVSPSSSLVSQCRGNQVMLESSNSCGCPSGMVTVGDNCTCPVGFTLEGAAECKDVDECEGEALGSCGLHASCTNTPGSYSCSCLRGYLMGAGGCQDIDECGLAAVTGLQACQGDAECKNTPGSFKCSCPAGYVMAIDGRGCVDVDECSFEEQCRRELGNVCVNTPGSFICQCQPGFRAEPPACVGREALQE, from the exons ATGACTCACCTCTGGACTCTGCTGTCAGCCCTGCTGCTGGTTTCGCCTGTGGCCGAACCTCTGAGCAGCCCtgaggaaaatgaaaacgaAGTCCTGCAACACACAGAGGCTGAGTTCACCAAGAACCAG GAGATTGAGAATGCAATCGGAAATCTCAGTGAACCTACACCAAGCCACACACCCAACGcat CGGCTCCCTTGACTACCACAGTTTCTCCGAGCTCCAGTCTTGTTTCTCAGTGCCGGGGAAACCAGGTGATGCTGGAGAGCAGCAATAGCTGCGGCTGTCCTTCTGGCATGGTGACGGTTGGTGACAACTGTACCTGCCCTGTGGGCTTTACTTTGGAGGGAGCTGCAGAGTGTAAAG ATGTGGATGAGTGCGAAGGAGAGGCGCTGGGATCATGCGGTCTCCACGCCAGCTGCACCAATACCCCCGGCTCTTACTCATGTAGCTGTCTCCGTGGCTACCTGATGGGTGCAGGAGGGTGTCAGG ATATAGACGAGTGTGGGCTGGCTGCGGTGACAGGCCTGCAGGCCTGTCAGGGTGATGCTGAATGCAAGAACACCCCTGGCTCCTTCAAGTGCTCGTGCCCTGCGGGATATGTAATGGCCATAGATGGACGAGGCTGTGTAG ATGTGGATGAGTGCAGCTTCGAGGAGCAGTGTCGCCGTGAGCTGGGAAATGTGTGCGTGAACACTCCTGGCAGCTTTATATGCCAGTGCCAGCCGGGTTTCAGAGCGGAGCCCCCCGCCTGTGTTG GAAGGGAGGCTTTGCAGGAATAG